One part of the Streptomyces lienomycini genome encodes these proteins:
- a CDS encoding IS256 family transposase, with product MTDVMRETGTESGVGELAAAVDDELIGQLVTRAQADGLKLTGEGGLLQQLTKRVLESALEGELTDHLGHEHGERAEGGRENYRNGHRSKTVATEVGPVGISVPRDRAGSFEPMLVKKRQRRLGGIDEMVLSLSAKGLTHGEISAHLAQVYGTEVSKSTISTITDSVVAGMVEWQNRPLDAVYPVVFIDCVHVKVRDGQVANRPVYMALAVTAEGTRDILGLWVGDGGEGAKYWLQVLTEIKNRGVRDVLMLVCDGLTGLPDAVNTVWPATIVQTCVVHLLRNSFKYAGRQDWEKIAKALRPVYTAPTEDAATERFLEFSEEWGAKYPAIVRLWERAWAEFVPFLQFDVEIRRIVCTTNAIESVNARIRKAVRARGHFPTEQAALKCVYLAVMSLDPTGTGAKRWTRRWKPALQAFDITFDGRLTAAQL from the coding sequence ATGACTGACGTGATGCGTGAGACCGGTACCGAGAGTGGCGTCGGCGAGCTGGCGGCCGCCGTGGATGACGAGCTGATCGGTCAGCTGGTGACCCGAGCTCAGGCCGACGGGTTGAAGCTGACCGGTGAGGGCGGCCTGCTGCAGCAGCTGACCAAGCGGGTGCTGGAGTCGGCGCTGGAAGGTGAGCTGACTGATCACCTGGGTCATGAGCACGGTGAGCGGGCCGAGGGCGGGCGGGAGAACTACCGCAACGGCCACCGGTCCAAGACTGTGGCCACCGAGGTCGGCCCGGTCGGGATCTCCGTCCCGCGGGACCGGGCGGGGTCCTTCGAGCCGATGCTGGTCAAGAAGCGACAGCGGCGTCTGGGTGGGATCGACGAGATGGTGCTGTCACTGTCGGCAAAGGGTCTCACGCACGGTGAGATCTCCGCGCACCTGGCCCAGGTGTACGGGACCGAGGTGTCGAAGTCGACCATCTCCACGATCACCGACAGTGTGGTCGCGGGCATGGTGGAATGGCAGAACCGGCCGCTGGACGCGGTGTATCCGGTCGTCTTCATCGACTGTGTGCACGTCAAGGTCAGGGATGGGCAGGTTGCCAATCGCCCGGTCTACATGGCATTGGCCGTGACCGCCGAGGGGACCCGGGACATCCTGGGGCTATGGGTTGGCGATGGCGGCGAGGGAGCCAAATACTGGCTCCAGGTCCTCACCGAGATCAAGAACCGGGGCGTGCGCGACGTCCTGATGCTTGTCTGCGATGGGCTGACCGGACTCCCCGACGCGGTGAACACCGTCTGGCCTGCGACGATCGTGCAGACCTGCGTGGTTCACCTGCTTCGTAACAGCTTCAAATACGCGGGCCGGCAGGACTGGGAGAAGATCGCTAAGGCTCTCCGGCCGGTCTACACCGCGCCCACGGAGGATGCCGCCACGGAAAGGTTCCTGGAGTTCTCGGAGGAATGGGGTGCGAAGTACCCGGCCATCGTCCGGCTGTGGGAGCGGGCCTGGGCGGAGTTCGTGCCCTTCCTTCAGTTCGACGTCGAGATCCGCCGGATCGTGTGCACGACCAACGCGATCGAGTCCGTGAACGCCCGAATCCGCAAGGCCGTCCGTGCTCGCGGACACTTCCCCACGGAACAGGCCGCCCTGAAGTGCGTCTACCTCGCAGTAATGAGCCTGGACCCGACCGGGACCGGAGCGAAGCGTTGGACCAGGCGATGGAAGCCGGCTCTCCAGGCTTTCGACATCACCTTCGACGGCCGTCTCACCGCGGCCCAACTGTAA
- a CDS encoding FxLD family lanthipeptide, producing the protein MQNDEFDLDISVLESDDGSATLINLTDDGCGSTCSSPCATNVA; encoded by the coding sequence ATGCAGAACGACGAATTCGACCTCGACATCAGCGTCCTGGAGTCCGACGACGGCTCCGCCACGCTGATCAACCTCACCGACGACGGCTGCGGCAGCACCTGCTCCAGCCCGTGCGCCACCAACGTGGCCTGA
- a CDS encoding FxLD family lanthipeptide has protein sequence MTPRVTDQRVRTVSASAAQDPFDLDISVIESGGTVGAGIASDGGCGSTCGGNACISSGS, from the coding sequence GTGACTCCCAGGGTGACCGACCAGCGCGTGAGGACCGTCTCGGCCTCTGCCGCGCAGGACCCGTTCGACCTCGACATCAGCGTCATCGAATCGGGTGGCACGGTCGGGGCGGGTATCGCCTCCGACGGCGGCTGCGGCTCGACCTGCGGTGGCAACGCCTGCATCTCCAGCGGCTCCTGA
- a CDS encoding ATP-binding protein encodes MEAQQPLTDGTSAAVRTRSGACEIDVTLTAAAVSGMRGLVSACLRLWGLTELDWRVTLTASELLTNAFQHARKEDESSVPVKVVLTRTPDGVFLCVSDPHPWPPAPVPAGDDDEGGRGSVR; translated from the coding sequence ATGGAGGCTCAACAGCCCCTTACGGACGGCACAAGCGCTGCGGTCCGGACGCGTTCCGGAGCATGCGAAATCGACGTCACTCTGACTGCCGCTGCCGTCTCGGGCATGCGTGGCCTCGTCAGTGCGTGCCTCCGTCTGTGGGGCCTGACCGAACTCGACTGGAGGGTCACTCTCACTGCGTCCGAGCTACTGACGAACGCCTTCCAGCACGCCCGCAAGGAGGATGAGTCCTCGGTTCCAGTGAAGGTCGTCCTCACCCGGACCCCCGACGGAGTCTTCCTGTGCGTCAGTGACCCGCACCCCTGGCCCCCAGCCCCCGTCCCGGCAGGCGACGACGACGAGGGCGGTCGCGGGTCTGTACGGTAA
- a CDS encoding FxLD family lanthipeptide produces the protein MNANTIKGQAQSPAATAEGDAFDLDISVLESGDGSATVINLTDDGCKPSCQGSCATNVA, from the coding sequence ATGAACGCGAACACGATCAAGGGCCAGGCGCAGTCCCCGGCCGCCACGGCGGAGGGTGATGCGTTCGACCTGGACATCAGCGTCCTGGAGTCCGGCGACGGCTCCGCCACGGTGATCAACCTGACGGACGACGGCTGCAAGCCGAGCTGCCAGGGGTCCTGCGCCACCAACGTGGCCTGA
- a CDS encoding DUF6624 domain-containing protein, translated as MLADHDWPGHRLVGPDGARAAWSIALHSDDNYALQRAATTLLGRAVQAGDALVQHWAHLHDRALVTSGSAQEYGTQFLLSTDGIELCPLRAPGSVDARRATVGLPPLAVALNAVCRRYTPDSSADETPTVLLAGAA; from the coding sequence ATCCTGGCCGACCATGATTGGCCCGGCCATCGCCTCGTCGGCCCCGACGGCGCCCGCGCCGCCTGGAGCATCGCCCTGCACAGCGACGACAATTACGCCCTTCAACGCGCCGCCACCACCCTGCTCGGACGCGCTGTCCAGGCTGGCGACGCACTCGTCCAGCACTGGGCTCACCTGCACGATCGCGCCCTCGTCACCAGTGGAAGCGCCCAGGAGTACGGCACCCAGTTCCTGCTGAGCACCGATGGGATCGAGCTGTGCCCGCTGCGCGCCCCTGGGTCCGTCGACGCACGCAGAGCCACCGTGGGTCTGCCGCCCCTTGCCGTCGCTCTCAATGCGGTGTGCCGCCGCTACACACCGGACAGCTCCGCCGACGAAACCCCGACCGTCCTCCTCGCGGGGGCCGCGTGA
- a CDS encoding DUF6082 family protein yields MKLTTAVLAAGAAVSLTTAVVGATRLRQDARHQAERNEVFLTGNQLDWLAQVSTSPDLAKLSAPEDLDVEEYMQLLAANRLICMLSVRDRLGFIRTGHLPWHAAKLMESDACQRYWKRFGGLRAEEAEGDEQAEHFTRVLDQAAKNRPQAQRPAA; encoded by the coding sequence ATGAAGCTCACCACCGCCGTCCTCGCCGCCGGTGCTGCCGTCTCCCTCACCACCGCCGTGGTCGGAGCCACCCGGCTCAGGCAAGACGCACGGCACCAGGCCGAGCGTAACGAGGTGTTCCTCACCGGCAACCAGCTCGACTGGCTGGCCCAGGTGTCCACCAGCCCCGACCTCGCCAAGCTCTCGGCTCCCGAGGACCTGGACGTCGAGGAGTACATGCAGCTGCTCGCGGCCAACCGGCTCATCTGCATGCTCAGCGTCCGCGACCGCCTCGGCTTCATCCGTACCGGACACCTGCCATGGCACGCCGCGAAGCTGATGGAGAGCGATGCCTGCCAGCGTTATTGGAAGCGGTTCGGCGGCCTCCGTGCCGAGGAGGCCGAGGGCGATGAGCAGGCCGAGCACTTCACCCGGGTGCTGGACCAGGCCGCCAAGAATCGCCCGCAGGCGCAGCGCCCAGCTGCCTGA
- a CDS encoding helix-turn-helix domain-containing protein — MPRPEKQLTPDASPRDWFGHELRTWRKKRGPLTHAELGTNVQVSGSLIEKIEKGTATCSKDLAERLDEVLQTGGVLTRAWGMVFGQTEKARPETESAPPRRAEVPVQVHEGRILGRGSTTPPSGSPASVDRRAFLATSGLAAIAPIDLVHLVTPAAPREIPTQIRPREIRQVKSLADVIHRQDNEYGGGGAVRELARGAIMWGAFLLPVPCPEPLRPELLASVARLGIVVGASQFDAYAHDDARVSFRLAAECAEEAGEWHLRAKTYSFMARQEIWIGDPDTGLTHAEKGLVRSDRLTATERAMLHTARARAFGKMHDVANTLRAVGEADAAFEHSDPVQDPPWMAYYDYAQHHGDTAHALFDLAVHADHDPGQAARRFEIAVKGHGNAFARSRAISETKLASLVMAKGDDPRHAVVLGHRALDDVGKLTSCRAAEDLRELARFAGRHRSLPEASDLRERIAATVQA; from the coding sequence ATGCCAAGACCCGAGAAGCAATTGACTCCGGACGCGTCCCCGCGTGACTGGTTCGGCCATGAACTGCGGACCTGGCGTAAGAAGCGCGGCCCTCTCACGCACGCCGAGTTGGGCACGAATGTGCAGGTCAGCGGTTCACTCATTGAGAAGATCGAGAAGGGGACTGCTACCTGTTCGAAAGACTTGGCTGAGCGCTTGGACGAGGTCCTGCAGACGGGGGGAGTCCTCACCCGGGCGTGGGGGATGGTGTTCGGGCAAACGGAAAAAGCCCGTCCTGAAACGGAAAGTGCACCCCCTCGCAGGGCGGAGGTGCCGGTTCAGGTCCATGAAGGCCGCATCCTGGGCAGAGGTAGTACAACACCTCCAAGCGGGAGCCCTGCCTCTGTGGACCGTCGCGCCTTCCTCGCCACGAGCGGCCTTGCCGCCATCGCCCCCATAGACCTCGTCCACCTCGTGACCCCAGCAGCCCCCCGGGAGATCCCGACTCAGATCCGCCCCCGCGAGATCAGGCAGGTGAAGTCGCTGGCCGATGTCATCCATCGCCAGGACAACGAGTACGGAGGCGGCGGCGCGGTGCGTGAACTCGCCCGCGGCGCCATCATGTGGGGAGCCTTCCTGCTGCCGGTGCCCTGCCCCGAGCCCCTGCGGCCTGAACTCCTGGCCTCTGTGGCTCGGTTAGGGATTGTCGTCGGCGCCTCGCAGTTCGACGCGTACGCTCACGACGATGCCCGAGTCAGCTTCCGGCTAGCCGCTGAGTGCGCGGAAGAAGCCGGTGAGTGGCATCTGCGCGCCAAGACGTACTCGTTCATGGCCCGGCAGGAAATCTGGATCGGAGATCCGGATACTGGCCTAACCCACGCAGAGAAGGGGTTGGTGCGCTCCGACCGACTCACCGCGACCGAGCGTGCCATGCTGCACACGGCACGCGCCCGTGCCTTCGGCAAGATGCACGACGTAGCCAACACCCTGCGCGCGGTCGGAGAGGCCGACGCCGCGTTCGAACACTCGGACCCGGTACAGGATCCGCCGTGGATGGCCTACTACGACTACGCCCAGCACCACGGCGACACCGCCCACGCGCTGTTCGACCTCGCGGTCCACGCGGACCACGACCCCGGGCAGGCGGCCCGCCGCTTCGAGATCGCGGTCAAAGGACACGGCAACGCCTTCGCCCGCTCGCGCGCCATCTCCGAGACAAAACTCGCTTCCCTGGTCATGGCCAAAGGCGATGATCCGCGGCACGCGGTCGTACTCGGCCACCGAGCGCTGGATGACGTCGGCAAGCTGACTTCCTGCCGGGCCGCCGAGGACCTGCGGGAACTCGCCCGGTTCGCAGGCCGACACCGGAGCCTCCCCGAGGCCAGCGACCTGCGCGAGCGCATCGCAGCTACGGTGCAGGCGTGA